The following proteins are co-located in the Campylobacter concisus genome:
- the secE gene encoding preprotein translocase subunit SecE — protein sequence MEKIINYIKLSKLEIMKVIYPTKEQIRNAFFAVFIVVAVVSLFLALVDVIMSFVLSKVI from the coding sequence ATGGAAAAAATTATAAATTATATTAAGCTTTCTAAATTGGAAATAATGAAGGTTATCTATCCTACAAAAGAACAAATTAGAAATGCTTTTTTTGCAGTTTTTATCGTAGTTGCTGTTGTATCACTTTTTTTAGCTCTTGTTGATGTTATTATGTCCTTTGTTTTATCTAAAGTTATATGA
- a CDS encoding response regulator transcription factor: protein MQVILFTQNSALNNIWRSYFTGNSDVKFIHNRKEFLSNINDDVDIIGIDIDVFKDNIDDVIKNIIEKSPNIKILILSNRPTINEGKHLLTLGIKGYANSHMRKTHFEDAFETIFNGNIWLYQEFVQAMISELTGSYINSESEKVDKKTDLSELSSREREIADLIYQGLTNNEISEKTGITLRTVKAHTSSIYSKLNVKDRIGLVLLMKQLDA, encoded by the coding sequence ATGCAAGTTATTTTATTTACACAAAATAGTGCATTAAACAATATTTGGAGAAGCTATTTTACTGGCAATAGCGATGTGAAATTTATACACAATAGAAAAGAGTTTCTTTCTAATATAAATGATGATGTTGATATTATAGGCATAGATATTGATGTTTTTAAAGATAATATTGATGATGTTATAAAAAATATAATTGAAAAATCACCAAATATAAAAATACTCATACTCTCAAATAGGCCAACGATAAACGAAGGCAAGCATCTGCTTACGCTTGGAATCAAGGGCTATGCAAATTCCCACATGAGAAAGACACACTTTGAAGATGCTTTTGAAACCATTTTTAATGGAAATATATGGCTTTACCAAGAATTTGTTCAGGCAATGATTAGTGAGTTAACTGGCTCATATATTAATAGCGAAAGTGAAAAGGTAGACAAAAAGACCGACCTCTCTGAGCTTAGTTCAAGGGAAAGAGAAATTGCAGATTTAATCTATCAGGGTCTAACAAATAATGAAATTTCAGAAAAAACAGGCATTACACTAAGAACAGTCAAAGCACATACAAGCTCGATTTATAGTAAGTTAAATGTAAAGGATAGAATAGGGCTTGTGCTTTTAATGAAGCAGCTTGACGCATAA
- the rplA gene encoding 50S ribosomal protein L1: MGKTSKRFQDLLKKVEQDKIYNLSEAIDTVKTLASAKFNETVEIALKLNVDPRHADQMVRGSVVLPAGTGKTVRVAVIAKDAKADEAKAAGADIVGADDLVEDIQKGIMNFDVLIATPNLMGLVGKVGRILGPKGLMPNPKTGTVTMDVAQAVNNAKSGQVNFRVDKQGNIHAGLGKVNFTKEQLNENISTFIKAINKHKPATAKGRYVKNASLSLTMSPSIALDTQEVMDLK; the protein is encoded by the coding sequence ATGGGAAAAACTAGTAAGAGATTTCAAGATTTGCTCAAAAAAGTAGAGCAAGATAAAATTTATAACCTTAGTGAGGCTATTGATACAGTTAAAACTCTGGCTTCTGCTAAATTTAATGAAACAGTTGAAATTGCATTAAAATTAAATGTTGATCCAAGACATGCTGATCAAATGGTTCGTGGTTCAGTAGTTTTGCCAGCTGGTACAGGTAAAACTGTAAGAGTTGCTGTTATTGCAAAAGATGCTAAAGCTGATGAGGCTAAAGCAGCTGGTGCTGATATTGTTGGTGCAGATGATTTAGTTGAAGATATACAAAAAGGTATAATGAATTTTGATGTTCTTATAGCTACTCCAAACTTAATGGGTCTTGTAGGTAAGGTCGGTAGAATTTTAGGACCAAAAGGATTAATGCCAAATCCAAAAACTGGTACAGTCACAATGGATGTTGCACAAGCTGTTAATAATGCAAAAAGTGGTCAAGTAAATTTCCGTGTTGATAAGCAAGGAAATATACACGCAGGCCTTGGTAAAGTTAATTTTACTAAAGAACAATTAAATGAAAATATTTCAACATTTATTAAAGCAATTAATAAACATAAACCTGCAACTGCAAAGGGTAGATATGTTAAAAATGCTTCGTTGTCTTTGACAATGAGCCCATCTATAGCTCTTGATACTCAAGAAGTTATGGACTTAAAATAA
- the rplL gene encoding 50S ribosomal protein L7/L12, whose product MAITKEDVLEFISNLSVLELSELVKEFEEKFGVSAAPVMVAGGAAAAGGAAAAAEEKTEFNIVLVDSGDKKINVIKVVRALTGLGLKEAKDAVEGTPSVLKEGVSKDEAEAAKKELEEAGAKVELK is encoded by the coding sequence ATGGCAATTACTAAAGAAGATGTATTAGAGTTTATATCTAATCTTTCTGTACTTGAACTTAGTGAACTTGTAAAAGAGTTCGAAGAGAAATTTGGTGTTAGCGCAGCTCCTGTAATGGTAGCTGGTGGTGCAGCTGCAGCAGGCGGTGCAGCAGCTGCAGCAGAGGAAAAAACAGAATTTAACATTGTCTTGGTTGATTCTGGTGATAAGAAAATCAACGTTATTAAAGTTGTTAGAGCGCTTACTGGTCTTGGTCTTAAAGAAGCCAAAGACGCAGTTGAGGGAACACCATCTGTTCTTAAAGAAGGCGTTAGCAAAGATGAGGCTGAGGCAGCTAAAAAAGAGCTTGAGGAAGCTGGTGCTAAGGTTGAACTTAAATAA
- the tuf gene encoding elongation factor Tu produces MAKEKFSRNKPHVNIGTIGHVDHGKTTLTAAISAVLSRKGLAELKDYDNIDNAPEEKERGITIATSHIEYETEKRHYAHVDCPGHADYVKNMITGAAQMDGAILVVSAADGPMPQTREHILLSRQVGVPYIVVFMNKADMVDDAELLELVEMEIRELLNEYNFPGDDTPIVSGSALKALEEAKAGQDGEWSAKIMELMDAVDSYIPTPVRATDKDLLMPIEDVFSISGRGTVVTGRIEKGVIKVGDTIEIVGIKPTQTTTVTGVEMFRKEMDQGEAGDNVGVLLRGTKKEDVERGMVLCKPKSITPHTKFEGEVYILTKEEGGRHTPFFNNYRPQFYVRTTDVTGSITLPEGTEMVMPGDNVRISVELIAPVALEEGTRFAIREGGRTVGSGVVSKILG; encoded by the coding sequence ATGGCTAAAGAAAAATTTTCACGTAACAAGCCGCACGTAAACATAGGTACTATTGGTCACGTAGATCATGGTAAAACTACATTAACAGCTGCAATATCTGCTGTTCTTTCACGCAAAGGACTTGCTGAGCTAAAAGATTATGATAATATTGATAATGCTCCAGAAGAAAAAGAGCGTGGTATTACAATTGCTACTTCACATATTGAGTACGAGACAGAGAAACGCCACTATGCTCACGTTGACTGCCCTGGTCACGCCGACTATGTAAAAAATATGATTACAGGTGCTGCGCAAATGGATGGAGCTATTCTGGTTGTTTCTGCAGCTGATGGTCCAATGCCACAAACTAGAGAGCATATTTTGTTATCACGCCAAGTTGGTGTTCCATATATTGTTGTTTTCATGAACAAAGCTGATATGGTTGATGATGCAGAGCTACTTGAATTGGTTGAAATGGAAATCCGTGAATTACTTAATGAGTATAATTTCCCAGGCGATGATACACCTATTGTTTCTGGTTCAGCACTTAAAGCTCTTGAAGAGGCAAAAGCTGGTCAAGATGGCGAATGGTCAGCAAAAATTATGGAATTAATGGATGCAGTTGATAGCTATATTCCAACTCCAGTTCGTGCAACAGATAAAGACCTTCTTATGCCAATCGAAGATGTTTTTTCGATTTCAGGTCGTGGTACAGTTGTAACTGGTAGAATTGAAAAAGGTGTTATAAAAGTTGGTGACACAATTGAAATTGTCGGTATTAAGCCAACTCAAACAACAACAGTTACTGGTGTTGAAATGTTTAGAAAAGAGATGGATCAAGGCGAAGCTGGCGATAATGTCGGCGTTCTTCTCCGTGGTACCAAAAAAGAGGACGTTGAGCGTGGTATGGTTCTTTGCAAGCCTAAATCAATTACCCCTCATACAAAATTTGAAGGCGAAGTCTATATCTTGACAAAAGAAGAAGGTGGTCGCCATACTCCTTTCTTTAATAACTATAGACCACAATTCTACGTAAGAACAACTGATGTTACTGGTTCAATTACGCTCCCAGAAGGAACAGAGATGGTTATGCCAGGTGATAATGTAAGAATTTCTGTTGAATTGATTGCTCCAGTAGCACTTGAGGAAGGTACTCGTTTTGCTATCCGTGAAGGTGGTAGGACTGTTGGTTCAGGTGTTGTTTCAAAAATACTTGGTTAA
- the rplJ gene encoding 50S ribosomal protein L10 — translation MTRNEKTEVVAKLESEFKTAEAIVVCDYRGLSVKKLEVLRNSAKEQNVKVQVIKNTLANIALKNSDKVGMELKDTNIYLWSEDQLAVTKVAAKFEESNADLFKIKTAYIDGEVASVDKVKALSKMPSRDELIAMLLQVWNAPIQNFTIGLNALKEKKEQSA, via the coding sequence GTGACACGTAATGAAAAAACTGAAGTTGTTGCAAAATTAGAGAGTGAATTTAAAACTGCTGAAGCTATTGTAGTTTGTGACTATCGTGGCCTTTCAGTAAAGAAACTTGAAGTTTTAAGAAATTCTGCTAAAGAACAAAATGTAAAAGTTCAGGTTATTAAAAATACTCTTGCAAATATTGCTCTTAAAAATTCTGATAAAGTCGGAATGGAACTCAAAGATACAAATATCTATCTTTGGAGCGAAGATCAATTAGCAGTAACTAAAGTAGCCGCAAAATTTGAAGAGTCTAATGCTGATCTTTTCAAAATAAAAACAGCTTATATTGATGGCGAAGTTGCTAGCGTTGATAAAGTTAAAGCTCTATCTAAAATGCCTAGCCGTGATGAGCTTATTGCGATGCTTTTACAAGTTTGGAATGCGCCAATTCAAAATTTCACAATTGGTTTGAATGCGCTTAAAGAGAAAAAAGAACAATCAGCTTAA
- a CDS encoding HlyD family type I secretion periplasmic adaptor subunit, whose protein sequence is MQEDIKNKQNENPKTEKRLISENNIKEQEEASNKILNSVDDIKSNLQTKNYDAYDLKFMSSLSEAVLAKAPSTSKKILYTVAITMFWLLVWASWAQIDEITRGSGKIIPSGKNQAIQNLEGGIVDQIFVKEGDEVKKDQILIRLDNKNFTSSYGESKLRLDELQAKFMRLDAEANDKEFDYDEARDANNSKAIRYELSLHSSNIDHLNEQIGILTEQIHQRQSELVELKNKISQTQNSYNLVLKEKAIMEPIFKKGLVSEVEYIQLQRRVNDLRGELDAAVLAVPRVESTIKEAKNKIEEAKLAFKNNAKKELNEVSAEIARINESQISLSDRVERTYVRSPVNGIVSKMMVHTVSGVIKPGENIAEIVPLEDKLVAEVKVKPADVAFLRPGLDTMVKFTAYDFSIYGGLKGKVTQISADTETNEKTGESYYLVRIETEKNYLGSEEKPLRIKVGMIVSADIITGKKTILDYLLKPILKAKQNALTER, encoded by the coding sequence ATGCAAGAAGATATCAAGAATAAACAAAATGAAAATCCAAAAACTGAAAAAAGATTAATTTCTGAAAATAACATAAAAGAACAAGAGGAAGCTAGTAATAAAATTTTAAATAGTGTAGATGATATAAAGTCGAATCTTCAAACAAAAAATTATGATGCTTATGATTTGAAATTTATGTCAAGTCTTTCTGAGGCTGTTTTGGCTAAAGCTCCATCTACATCTAAAAAGATACTCTATACGGTTGCTATAACTATGTTTTGGCTTCTTGTTTGGGCTTCCTGGGCACAAATAGATGAGATCACAAGAGGTAGTGGTAAGATCATCCCGTCTGGAAAAAACCAAGCGATACAAAATCTCGAAGGCGGTATAGTCGATCAAATTTTTGTAAAAGAGGGTGATGAAGTTAAGAAAGATCAAATTCTAATAAGGCTAGATAATAAAAATTTTACGAGTAGTTATGGCGAGTCAAAACTAAGACTTGATGAACTTCAAGCAAAATTTATGAGACTTGATGCTGAGGCGAATGATAAGGAATTTGACTACGATGAAGCTAGAGATGCGAACAATAGCAAAGCCATAAGATATGAGCTAAGTTTGCATAGTTCAAATATCGATCACTTAAATGAACAGATAGGAATTTTAACAGAGCAAATTCATCAACGCCAGAGTGAGTTGGTCGAACTAAAAAATAAAATTTCTCAAACTCAGAATAGCTATAACCTTGTTCTAAAAGAAAAGGCCATTATGGAGCCAATCTTTAAAAAAGGTCTTGTTAGTGAGGTTGAATACATCCAGCTTCAAAGACGTGTAAATGATCTAAGAGGCGAGCTCGATGCTGCCGTTCTTGCCGTACCAAGAGTTGAATCAACTATAAAAGAAGCGAAAAATAAGATCGAAGAAGCAAAACTTGCTTTTAAAAACAATGCAAAAAAAGAGCTAAATGAAGTTTCAGCAGAGATCGCAAGGATAAATGAATCACAGATCAGTCTAAGCGATAGAGTAGAAAGAACATACGTAAGATCTCCAGTAAATGGTATTGTCAGCAAAATGATGGTTCATACCGTATCAGGAGTTATCAAGCCTGGTGAAAATATTGCCGAGATCGTTCCTCTTGAGGATAAATTGGTTGCTGAAGTAAAAGTAAAACCAGCTGATGTTGCATTTTTGAGGCCTGGGCTTGATACGATGGTTAAATTTACGGCCTATGATTTTAGCATTTACGGTGGTTTAAAAGGCAAAGTAACGCAGATTAGTGCCGATACGGAGACTAATGAAAAAACTGGCGAGAGCTATTATTTGGTCAGGATAGAAACTGAGAAAAATTATCTTGGTAGCGAAGAAAAACCGCTTAGAATAAAAGTTGGTATGATAGTCTCAGCTGATATCATTACCGGTAAAAAAACAATACTTGATTATTTATTAAAGCCTATTTTAAAGGCAAAACAAAATGCTTTAACGGAGAGGTAA
- the rplK gene encoding 50S ribosomal protein L11, translated as MAKKVIGEIKLQIAATKANPSPPVGPALGQKGVNIMEFCKAFNERTKDMVGFNIPVVITVYADKSFTFITKQPPATDLIKKAAGITKGTDNPLKNKVGKLTKAQVLEIVEKKLVDLNTNDKEQAAKIIAGSARSMGVEVVD; from the coding sequence ATGGCTAAAAAAGTTATAGGTGAAATAAAATTACAAATTGCTGCAACAAAAGCAAATCCTAGTCCACCAGTTGGTCCAGCTCTTGGACAAAAAGGTGTTAATATTATGGAATTTTGTAAAGCCTTTAATGAAAGAACAAAAGACATGGTTGGGTTTAATATTCCAGTTGTTATAACTGTTTATGCTGATAAAAGTTTTACATTTATCACAAAACAGCCTCCTGCTACAGATCTTATTAAAAAGGCTGCAGGTATAACAAAAGGAACTGATAATCCTTTAAAAAATAAAGTAGGCAAATTGACAAAAGCTCAAGTTCTAGAAATAGTTGAGAAAAAACTTGTTGATTTGAATACAAATGATAAAGAGCAAGCAGCCAAGATTATTGCTGGTTCAGCTCGCTCAATGGGTGTCGAAGTAGTAGACTAA
- the rpmG gene encoding 50S ribosomal protein L33: MRIKIGLKCSESGDINYTTTKNSKTTTDKVELKKYCPRLKKHTIHKEVKLKS; this comes from the coding sequence ATGAGAATTAAAATTGGTTTAAAATGCTCCGAAAGTGGTGATATAAATTATACAACAACTAAAAATAGTAAAACTACTACGGATAAAGTTGAACTTAAAAAGTATTGCCCAAGATTAAAAAAACATACTATTCATAAAGAAGTTAAATTAAAAAGTTAA
- a CDS encoding type I secretion system permease/ATPase, with amino-acid sequence MHSDKIKDELLQCLVIFTKLHNNPYSADALTIGLPVKDGDEIELFSLKSSRSLFSRAASRAGFASTLVRKDLEQISPLVLPCILMLRGKKACILQSFSKDKKTANIITPELSTGTSTIEISKLKEEYLGYAYYLKREFVPEDTSSTKLIDAGNDHWFWGTLKRSKKIYFDVVLASFIINLFVLASPLFTMNVYDRVVPNNAVETLWVLALGVSVVYGIDLFLKFVRSYFLEIAGKKSDIIMSSILFERVMDMKFSNKPKSVGSFASNLKEFDTVRNFFSSASLAAIVDLPFAIIFLIVTYFIGSYIVLVPIVIMIAILCYTFFIKDPLQNAIKSTFEASAIKNGILIESLSSLETIKTLGASGHIQWNWEEATGEIANRSIKSKIITTSITTVTSFLVQLNTIAIIVLGVYMIQDTHLTMGGLIAAVMLSSRAIAPMGQVASLAANFEQTKTAYQSLSKIMQMPVERPEGKKFVRRNSFDGKIEFKNVSFTYPDTTKGSLDRINFVIQPGEKVGIIGKNGSGKTTLQKLILGLYSPTEGSVLIDGIDINQIDPADLRRNIGYVPQDVVLFKGTVRENIVQKAPYVDDIQIIKAAKVSGVDEYVNAHPLGFDMPVFERGDGISGGQRQSIAVARAFLLDSPIILLDEPTNSLDNTVENKLKINLKTNTANKTMLLVTHRTSMLDLVDRLIVMDNGKILLDGPRDEVLARLSGK; translated from the coding sequence ATGCATAGTGATAAGATAAAAGATGAGCTGCTTCAATGCTTGGTTATTTTTACCAAGCTTCATAATAATCCATACAGTGCCGATGCTTTAACTATTGGCTTGCCAGTAAAAGATGGCGATGAGATTGAGCTTTTTTCACTTAAAAGCTCAAGGTCTTTATTTTCTCGTGCTGCTTCTCGTGCTGGTTTTGCTTCTACCCTTGTAAGAAAAGATCTTGAGCAAATCTCTCCTTTAGTTTTACCTTGCATTTTAATGCTTAGAGGCAAAAAAGCTTGCATCTTGCAATCTTTTAGTAAAGATAAAAAGACAGCAAATATCATAACTCCAGAACTTTCAACTGGTACTAGCACGATAGAAATAAGTAAATTAAAAGAAGAATATTTAGGCTATGCATACTATTTAAAGCGCGAGTTTGTTCCAGAGGATACTAGCTCAACAAAGCTAATTGATGCGGGCAACGACCACTGGTTTTGGGGAACTCTAAAACGTTCAAAAAAGATTTATTTTGATGTTGTTCTTGCAAGTTTTATTATAAATTTATTTGTTCTTGCTAGTCCGCTTTTTACGATGAACGTATATGACCGTGTCGTGCCAAATAATGCAGTTGAGACACTTTGGGTCTTGGCGCTTGGCGTAAGTGTAGTTTATGGCATAGATCTTTTCTTAAAATTTGTAAGATCATATTTTCTTGAGATTGCTGGCAAAAAGAGTGACATCATAATGAGTTCTATTTTATTTGAGCGCGTTATGGATATGAAATTTAGCAATAAACCAAAATCTGTTGGCTCATTCGCCAGTAATCTAAAAGAGTTTGATACAGTTAGAAATTTCTTCTCGTCAGCCTCATTGGCAGCTATTGTGGATCTTCCATTTGCGATCATTTTCTTGATAGTTACTTATTTTATAGGAAGTTATATCGTACTCGTACCAATTGTTATTATGATAGCTATTTTATGTTATACATTTTTTATAAAAGATCCACTTCAAAATGCTATTAAAAGTACATTTGAGGCTTCGGCTATAAAAAATGGAATTTTAATAGAGAGCCTTAGTAGTCTTGAGACTATCAAAACTCTTGGTGCTAGTGGCCATATACAATGGAACTGGGAAGAGGCAACTGGTGAGATAGCAAATAGAAGCATTAAATCAAAAATTATTACAACTTCGATAACCACTGTTACATCTTTTTTAGTGCAATTAAATACTATTGCTATCATCGTTCTTGGTGTCTATATGATACAAGATACACATCTTACAATGGGTGGTCTTATCGCTGCGGTTATGCTTAGCTCTCGTGCTATCGCTCCTATGGGACAGGTAGCTTCACTAGCTGCAAATTTTGAGCAGACAAAAACAGCCTATCAAAGTCTTAGTAAGATTATGCAAATGCCTGTTGAAAGGCCAGAAGGTAAAAAATTTGTTAGAAGAAATTCTTTTGATGGAAAGATTGAGTTTAAGAATGTAAGCTTTACATATCCAGATACCACAAAAGGTTCGCTTGATAGGATAAATTTTGTTATTCAGCCAGGTGAAAAAGTTGGCATTATAGGCAAAAATGGCTCTGGAAAGACTACTTTGCAAAAGCTCATTTTGGGACTTTACTCACCAACTGAAGGCTCAGTGCTAATTGATGGTATTGATATTAATCAAATCGATCCAGCCGATCTTAGGCGAAACATCGGCTATGTTCCGCAAGATGTTGTGCTCTTTAAAGGAACGGTTAGAGAAAATATTGTTCAAAAAGCACCATATGTTGATGATATTCAGATTATAAAAGCAGCTAAAGTAAGCGGAGTTGATGAATATGTAAATGCCCATCCACTTGGATTTGATATGCCAGTCTTTGAAAGAGGCGATGGCATAAGTGGCGGACAGCGTCAAAGTATAGCTGTGGCTAGGGCATTTTTGCTAGATAGTCCTATTATTTTGCTTGATGAGCCAACAAATTCTCTTGATAATACAGTTGAAAATAAGTTAAAAATAAATTTAAAGACAAATACGGCAAATAAAACGATGCTGCTTGTTACACATAGGACGTCGATGCTAGATCTTGTTGATAGACTTATAGTTATGGACAATGGCAAAATTTTATTGGACGGACCAAGAGATGAAGTTTTAGCAAGACTTAGTGGGAAGTGA
- the nusG gene encoding transcription termination/antitermination protein NusG translates to MSHKWYAIQTYAGSEMAVKKGIENLVKDHGIEDQLKEIIVPTEDVIEIKNGKQKINERTLYPGYAFACLDLDTALWHRIQSLPKVGRFIGEAKKPTPLSEKDINTILEKVQKRAAPKPKIFFEDGESVRITEGPFANFTGIVEEYDMIHGKLRLNVSIFGRSTPVDILYSQVEKII, encoded by the coding sequence ATGTCACATAAATGGTATGCTATACAGACTTACGCTGGAAGCGAAATGGCAGTAAAAAAAGGAATTGAAAATTTAGTAAAAGATCATGGAATAGAAGATCAACTAAAAGAAATTATAGTTCCTACAGAAGACGTAATAGAAATAAAAAATGGTAAGCAAAAAATCAACGAAAGAACTCTTTACCCAGGTTATGCTTTTGCGTGCTTAGATCTTGATACGGCTCTTTGGCACAGGATTCAATCTTTACCAAAAGTTGGACGTTTTATTGGTGAGGCTAAAAAACCTACGCCATTATCTGAAAAAGATATAAATACTATTTTGGAAAAAGTTCAAAAAAGGGCTGCACCAAAACCTAAGATATTCTTTGAGGATGGTGAGAGTGTTCGTATAACAGAAGGTCCTTTTGCTAACTTTACAGGTATTGTTGAAGAATATGACATGATACATGGCAAACTTAGACTTAATGTTTCTATTTTTGGTAGAAGTACCCCTGTTGATATTTTGTATTCACAAGTTGAGAAGATAATTTAA
- a CDS encoding DUF5416 family protein, with amino-acid sequence MGKIAFYDKKFGEYEIEKFQTLQNFYLIKDDHCCDIVNEEIERFKFSDCEIEFLQLVDVASRHKKLFENIKIQDDIVRSIKILIKGYDQSLDKFDFDPGILNLNTPYKYAISQDFFEMTIFLEEKSSVVTKFFSSIDYKIHKNGESRHVEFFINNKKIYERII; translated from the coding sequence ATGGGCAAGATCGCTTTTTATGATAAGAAATTCGGTGAATATGAGATTGAAAAATTTCAAACTTTACAAAATTTCTATCTCATAAAAGATGATCATTGCTGCGATATAGTTAATGAAGAAATTGAACGATTTAAATTTAGTGATTGTGAAATAGAATTTTTACAATTAGTAGATGTTGCTAGTAGACATAAAAAACTATTTGAAAATATAAAAATTCAAGATGATATAGTAAGAAGCATTAAAATTTTAATAAAAGGCTATGACCAGAGTTTGGATAAATTTGACTTTGATCCTGGAATTTTAAATTTAAATACCCCTTATAAATATGCTATATCACAAGATTTTTTTGAAATGACTATTTTTTTAGAAGAAAAATCCTCAGTGGTTACTAAATTTTTCTCATCAATAGATTACAAGATACACAAAAATGGCGAAAGTCGTCACGTGGAATTTTTTATAAATAATAAAAAAATTTATGAAAGAATCATATAA